CTCGTGACAGCAGCACATTTCATTCTTTAGACTGAAAAATTAATCATAATGGTAACTACTAGAAAAAATAAACTTACGAATAAAATCACAAACGTCATCCAAAAACGATAACAATTCACCATTATCAGATGGTTGGATATTGAACATAGAGTCTTTACAATTCTGGTATCTAATGACAATTGAAGAAAAACCCATAGTATTCATGTGATCCAGCCAGTATTTAATACCATATACATAATAGCACATCAAAAAAGTTACTGATGCATTTCTAGTTCATTTGTCACTGATTTACACAAATTTAAGAATAACGACTGACGATTCATCGTTTAATTTACAAGTGATAGGTTTAAATAACGACCAAGTATTGAAAAATGCTGATGACATACAACCCATCGCATTTTAACACCAGTTTATTAAACACTAAAATTATCAATCAGTCGCTGACTCATGTCTAAACCAATAAGTTATTCAAAACATGAATTATTGTCACAGTGGCATATGTGGTTCCTGGGTAGACTATATTAGTAGTCGTGATCGCATACTTCAATCAAAGCACCAGAAAATACAAAAACTGCGCAGTATTATTCGAGTACTATCAGTTAGGTTTTGACAATGAAATCGGATTAGAAGAATAATCTCAAGAATTTGAAAGATTATATGACACTTAAAGCATGCGAAATTCCAAACTATTCCGATAGGTATATTCGttggtttattatatttttcttaGCAGTCGTGACATCAACGCACTTTGAGAGATTCTGTTCACAAATTATCTATCTAAATAAACAACAGAACCTGACACACATTCCACACCGTCGACTAGATTACGATAAGAAATCTGTCTTAAATGTCTTCATTAGGAAATACATAAAACAATCCATTAAATCATCTTACTTAGTACATATTTTGCTGAATAAAATTTGCTAAAGCTTTGTTCAAATACCCTATTTGTAAGCTGATACAGATACACTAAGGCATATTGTATCAAGAATACTACAAACACATGAAAAAAAATGCGAGAAGTGTCGAACTACCATCAAATTTGGACAGGAAAAAACCATCCTACATTTAACTCTTTCATGTAACTCAATTTTCATTGGTTTATTGTAGCGAATTTGGTTAAGTTAAAACAACAATGatgaaaaaataatgaaatcagtCTATCATTCACAAACCTACATAGGATCATCATTATCTAATGCATAATTTATATGTGCTACAATATTCATTTGTCTATGAAGTTTACGATCACTAGCATGTTGAATTGTGCCAATGTATAAAACATTTGGTAAAACTTCCAAAGGGTAAGTAGAAAATGATTCAAGCTccttaaaatataaaatttttgaaaaacaaattgcgttatcatttttataaattattagttattattttataaaaaaagtttTGAATTAGCTTTGTAGCTTTAAAGTAAATCATTTAATAAACATTGCACAGTGATGCACACCTTGTTAATTTTTTATGAAACTAACTAACTAAAGGTGATCAGTCATTAGTCTTGACTACTTATCAGGAATATATACGTGAAAAACTTTTGCGTTCATAAAATAACCAGTTTAATGTCCCCTAGCTTACCAACTTCTGCTCACAATCGAATACAAAATTCATTATCGTTCTTTTTTTATAACCTTTAGAGCATATTGAGTTCAACACAGCAAACAGTTTGGTGACCTTCATATTCAATTAAGTTATTCTTTAAATCCGTTAGATATAATAGCGTTGATGAGCGTATAACTGTTCTTTAGACAAGGTATGTAAATTATGCTGTGAATTTCTGTTAAAACGTTTTTCAGCATACTACCACTTCACGCAGTTTTAGGTAAATACTTTTACTAGTTTTTCCATACTTTTCTGAACTTCAAAAGGCTTAGTGTCACCTAATTAACTACTATCCTTTTGTTTAATTAAGGTGGTTgcaaaattttttttatataatacttatttttattactgATTAGAGATATGTAAGCTGCATGAAAATGATGTGCTGTATTTATCCGACTGCTTGTACTAGAACAGTGACACTCGATGATAAACCATCAGGTCGTGAGTTCGTATCCCGTTTGGTTTACCTCAGTTTAAATAACTAAGAATAATCTTTTAGCAAAGTTGGACTTCCTGAACTCAATCGTTTAATCACAAATCTCACACTACTTTTCTAGATAAAACCATCTGTTTTTGATAGTGTAGTATCTTGTACTACTTCACACTTACATCATTCATCCTGGTTTTTGTACATACTTTAATAACTCGAACAGCATGTGATTATCAAGTTGTTTTTAATTCTACAGTGACCCTACTCTTTTCGCAGGAAATTGTGATTCCCAGCAAATATACGTCTTATATTCATGTCTTCATAATTCCATTGCCTATGCGCATTGTATGCACGTTTTTCACTCAGAATTTTACTCAATGCTTGAGTGTCACACTAAACTAGATCTTTTCTCAGTTATATTGACGCTTGTAGTGAATAGTATAAGTGAGTTGACACGTTTGTTTTATCCGCTTCGCTTTAGTTTTCCTGATTGTCATTTCAGTGTATGCATAAATGATTGTTTGAAGCAAACCTTCCGACCATAATCCACGTTCGGAGTCCCATTACCGTCAACGCACAAGCGTAGTTAGCCTAGATATAATATAAAGGATCACACGGAATATTTATGTTCATGGCACATTCTTTCATTCAAATCGGAGTTAGATAATTGGGACACTACAGtagaaacaaaaatataatagaCATTAGTGACAGTCACAGTCTCAAAATTGTAAAATATGGTCTTACTCGTGGTAAGTACAATGTTTTATCACTTCTCATGTACGGATATAGACGAGTAAATGTCTCAAATCCTCCTAAACATAAAACTAAGATAAACTATTGAAACTTCGTTTACAAACCTTCGAGTATCTTTACTAAATTTCGGCTCCCGTTATCATGCAAAAGCTTTGCAGCTCTTACTGCATCCCCTGAACGattcaataatttaaataagAGAAATCATAGGTACACCTTCTGAGTCCAATGATGATGTATTCCCATCATAAACAATGAGATTCCATATGCAGTCAAGTTCTGCTTCATAAGGAATTCTAAAAGAACAACCATTCAactaattaattagttaaaacGCCTAAGTActctttttaaatttttagCTGTTATAATATGTGATTTATTATAGTCGTCAGCAGTTCGTGAGTCTTAAGCACATCAAATGAATATATGTAGGATTATTACCAAACAAGGCACAATAACACGGATCACTTATGAAGACGTGAGTAAATTTCTGATTCAAGATGTTATACAGTTCACTTGGTTTTATAATCTCTAGTTTGGCCATGTTGAAATAACGCGTCCAAATAGTTATGACTATCAAGGTCAAATAaagtcaaatggttcaaatggttgaagacggaatagaagaagctttcgcttaacgggcttccgtgtctagtagcagtggatcaccaatacctccaggcaaaaacctaggtatattaaggataatagaagaaaaaagaatttggtaaatcaaaataatatgttatccttattccgtaagaataggtcaagtttcctcttaaaagaCTCATGAGAAGTCGCTTGGAATAGCTCAGTcagcagcgaattccagcatttgacaactctcaCGGAGTAGAAaatgtgtctgcagtctgttctgctatgttgggtc
The sequence above is drawn from the Schistosoma mansoni strain Puerto Rico chromosome 3, complete genome genome and encodes:
- a CDS encoding putative mk-ser/thr/tyr interacting protein (mk-styx) produces the protein MNDELESFSTYPLEVLPNVLYIGTIQHASDRKLHRQMNIVAHINYALDNDDPIYQNCKDSMFNIQPSDNGELLSFLDDVCDFILIAIAYLIKYEMMSLKNAWMYLRKICIPMQPSWNFMIQLAEFEYQLQRTDKVIPLTEDEYYDR